The DNA segment CGAGAAGTTCTCGTGCCGGGATTGCGAGACAATCACCCAACCGCCGGCGCCCTTCCACGTGACGCCGCGCGGCTTTGCCGGGCCCAACCTCTTGGCCATGATCCTGTTCGAGAAGTTTGGCCAGCATCAGCCTTTGAACCGGCAGAGCGAGCGCTACGCCCGGGAGGGCATCGATCTGAGCCTATCGACGCTGGCCGACCAGGTCGGCGCCTGTGCGACGACCCTGCAGCCGCTTTATCGGCTGATCGAGCGTCATGTCCTCTCCGCCGAGCGACTGCATGGCGACGACACCACGGTGCCGATCCTGGCCAAGGGCCAGACGGTCAAGGGCCACATCTGGACCTATGTCCGCGACGACCGCCCGTTCCGGGGACGGGCGCCGCCGGCCGCGCTCTATTACGCCTCGCGCGATCGCCGGCAGGAGCATCCTGCCCAGCATCTTCAGACGTTCACCGGCATCCTGCAAGCGGACGCCTACAGCGGCTACAACGCGCTGTACGACCCATCGCGCGCGCAGGGACCCATCATGCCCGCACTTTGTTGGGCGCACGCCAGGCGGCAGTTCTTCGAGTTGGCGGACATCGCCGCCAATGCGAGGCGAGACAAGAACGCCGCGGCGATCTCGCCGATCGCGCTGGAAGCAGTCAAGCGCATCGATGCACTGTTCGACATTGAACGCGGCATCAATGGTCAAAGCGCCGAAGAGCGGCTGCGGGTCCGCCGGCAACAGAGTGCGCCGCTGCTGACGGCGCTCGAAGCCTGGCTGCGCGAGCAGCGTGCCCGGCTGTCGAACTCGTCCGCGGTCGCCAAGCCCATCGACTACATGCTGCGCCGCTGGGACCGGTTCACCCGCTTCGTCGATGACTGGCGGATCTGTCTGACCAACAACGCGGCGGAGCGCGCGCTGCGCGGCTTTGCTTTGGGTCGCAAGTCCTGGCTGTTCGCCGGCTCCGAACGTGGGGCCGACCGCGCCGCCATCATGGCCACCCTGATCATGACGGCAAAGCTCAACGACATCGATCCGCAAGCATGGCTGGCCGACGTGCTCGCCCGCATCGCCGCCACTCCGCAAGGCCGGCTCAATGAGCTACTCCCTTGGGAATGGAAGAAGCTCCTTGTTCAGTCCGCCGCATGATCGGATCACAGAACCACGCGACTATCCCGCGGCCCTCACCGGATGGTTACGAGATACGCGAAGCCGGGGACGAAGCGCTGTCCTTGGTGGCGGCGCTTGACGCAAAGCTATTCGTGGTCCCGATGAATTGTTCTGGTAAACGCCCCCAAGACGTCCGGCACCATGCTCTTCTTCATCGCATGAACAAACCCGTGCGACACACGACCTCGCCACGAAGGCGACAACCATTGAGCTTCCATCAACGACACCTCCATCGGCCGCCAGCGGAGTTTCGATTGATCGCGTCCCGTTGAAAGATTGATCTTTTCAATTCCGTGACAAATGGCCCACTTGATGGCCTCGACCTTACACGTCGTCATAACCGAGTACTTGCTCATCTTCGGGTGATAGCCCGAAAAGTAGAGGTATAGGTGGTCGCCTAGCACAAAACCGATTCGAGATGCCACGACCTGTCCTTCGACCAACAGTTCGAACAACCTGGCAGAGCCTAAACGTGAGGCACAACTCATATATTCGAGCACGAATTTTCGCGCTGCCAAAGGCGCGAACACATCGGCGTGGCTCGGGGTGCTCGGCGCACGCGCGCGCAAACTGTGCAGCTCGAAAAATGTCTCCAGCCGTGCCTCTATCTCGTCTGCCCGCTCGGTTACCCTAAACTCGTATTGAAGGTTGTCGCGCCGCAACGTTGTATAGCATTTTCGAATTGCCTCCTTGAGGTTACGCGGAAGACCTTTTTTGAAAACCTCCCAGTCATAGCCAGGCTCAATGAGGAAGTCCGGAACCTGCCGAGTCCAAATTAACGGCGTGCGCCTAGCAATCACTTCGTGGGCTGGCCCGTGCTCCACGAACCCTGATAGCTCGACCCAGTCCCAATCTTTGGCTCGGGCCTCCAAATGACAAAGAATTGCGTCAAGCACTCGGCCCTCGTCAGAGCGGCGGCAGCACAACCCTCGCACCTCTGTTACGTTCGGATCGGCGCCGAAAAACTGAAGGTGTCTGGCGCGCACTGGGCCCATGGCCGGGCGCTCGGTCAGCATCATCGGCGCCACCGCCAGCAGCCGATCCCCGTCGAACACCACGAAACTTTGAATGCGGTCTGCCACGGTGCGCCGGTTCTCGGCGAAGTGCTTCCACCACAGCAAATTCCAGTGCGGCCCGGTAAACGGCAATCGGGGGAACGTCTGTTCGTCTAAAACCTGCCACGCTGGAGCAATCGCTTCCAGCAAACTTAGGCTCTCGACGACATTTACCTTCACGCTCACGTTAGCTTACCAGGTGACATCATTGCGACCTGCGTAGAGCCCCTCAAGTGTAAAGGTTTGAACCAACATGATCGCAATTTTCAGCATTAATCGTAATAGTGTTATTTTCTTTGCGCGACACCCAGATTGACGCAGGTCGAGGTTATGACAATGAAGGTGCGAACGTGGCGAAATGCCGCAATACGCGTCGCAGTTGGGGTTGCCGATTCTTCCCGGAGTAACAGACTTTGACAGCTTAACTGTTTCCGAGCCCGAGCAAAATCCTACACACAGCGGCCCCGATCTGTGAAAGCCTCGTTCGTCAAAGCGGCCATGGCAACTGCCCTCCTCCGCCATGGAGGCCATCTATTAAAGCGTCTGAATTAATCGTTTTAGGAATTCGCTCTACCACTAACGTTTGAAACCGAAGAGCAGGCAACATCATCCCTCTCTCCTGTTGCAAACCTCCGCACAATCCGAGCAGGATTTCCAACCACTAGGCAATTGGCAGGAACGTCTCTTGTCACCACACTGCCTGCTCCTATGACGGCGCCATTTCCAATAGAAATTCCGGGGAGAATAATTACCCGCGAGCCGATCCATACGTGGTCACCGATGATAACTGGAACTGCGGGCGGCGCCAACTCGTGCTGTTGCAGGGGATGCTCGTTCCTGTCCACGATAAGTGTGTAATGGCCCAGCAGACAGTGGCGGCCGATTTCGACATGCTTGTATGCCGAAATCGATGAGCCGTAGTTAATAAATGTATGATCGCCTATCGAGATGCGAGCTCCTGGGTGAGCGACGAATTCGAGCGGCACCACATCTCCTACTAAGGTAATGCTCTGCCCAAATTCCACACGTCCGTCGCCTTTGAATCGAATGCGACCGAAAAGCCTTACAGAGATTGGGACTCGCGCCTTTGCCCGAATTCGAAACTGCGCGTTGATGAGCGCTGCGGCAAGGCGCCGATCGCAAATGACTTGTATAAATTTCTGAAAGAGCGCTCGAGTGCCTACAACACTTCTCATGAATCCAAGCCGGTCCAATTACACTCTGAACATCACGAAACTCATGGAATGGCCGCGTATTCGCTATCTTGCATAATTTGCCGTTTCTGACCATCGAAACGTTAACCAATGCAGCCGCTTAGTTAGCCTGCAAAACGATACGCAATCCTCGAGATATTGCAACAAATGCCATGCGTTAAGATAACCTGATATGGTTATCTTGATCTACATCATCGCTGATGTGTCGCTGTGTTTTACATGAAAGGACCATCGGCTTGCGCCGATCCCGTGATAAGGAGTGGAGCGACTTAGCGAGTGAAAGGACGCGCTAGTTATGGCGGCCGCTAATCCCGCTCCTTACGCAAGCGCCGTAGCGCGTTTTC comes from the Bradyrhizobium erythrophlei genome and includes:
- the tnpC gene encoding IS66 family transposase, with translation MILAERAARLQAEAVAASAKAEAANAKAAEALISYLKLEIEKLRRQIYGSRSERKARLLEQMELQLEELEATATEDELAAERAAAQTQTVKSFQRKRPSRKPFPDHLPRERVVVPAPESCPCCGSSRLSKLGEDITETLEVIPRQWKVIQTVREKFSCRDCETITQPPAPFHVTPRGFAGPNLLAMILFEKFGQHQPLNRQSERYAREGIDLSLSTLADQVGACATTLQPLYRLIERHVLSAERLHGDDTTVPILAKGQTVKGHIWTYVRDDRPFRGRAPPAALYYASRDRRQEHPAQHLQTFTGILQADAYSGYNALYDPSRAQGPIMPALCWAHARRQFFELADIAANARRDKNAAAISPIALEAVKRIDALFDIERGINGQSAEERLRVRRQQSAPLLTALEAWLREQRARLSNSSAVAKPIDYMLRRWDRFTRFVDDWRICLTNNAAERALRGFALGRKSWLFAGSERGADRAAIMATLIMTAKLNDIDPQAWLADVLARIAATPQGRLNELLPWEWKKLLVQSAA
- a CDS encoding GNAT family N-acetyltransferase codes for the protein MSVKVNVVESLSLLEAIAPAWQVLDEQTFPRLPFTGPHWNLLWWKHFAENRRTVADRIQSFVVFDGDRLLAVAPMMLTERPAMGPVRARHLQFFGADPNVTEVRGLCCRRSDEGRVLDAILCHLEARAKDWDWVELSGFVEHGPAHEVIARRTPLIWTRQVPDFLIEPGYDWEVFKKGLPRNLKEAIRKCYTTLRRDNLQYEFRVTERADEIEARLETFFELHSLRARAPSTPSHADVFAPLAARKFVLEYMSCASRLGSARLFELLVEGQVVASRIGFVLGDHLYLYFSGYHPKMSKYSVMTTCKVEAIKWAICHGIEKINLSTGRDQSKLRWRPMEVSLMEAQWLSPSWRGRVSHGFVHAMKKSMVPDVLGAFTRTIHRDHE
- a CDS encoding acyltransferase → MRSVVGTRALFQKFIQVICDRRLAAALINAQFRIRAKARVPISVRLFGRIRFKGDGRVEFGQSITLVGDVVPLEFVAHPGARISIGDHTFINYGSSISAYKHVEIGRHCLLGHYTLIVDRNEHPLQQHELAPPAVPVIIGDHVWIGSRVIILPGISIGNGAVIGAGSVVTRDVPANCLVVGNPARIVRRFATGERDDVACSSVSNVSGRANS